Proteins co-encoded in one Setaria viridis chromosome 9, Setaria_viridis_v4.0, whole genome shotgun sequence genomic window:
- the LOC117840402 gene encoding protein FAR1-RELATED SEQUENCE 9-like codes for MVSTQRSESMNNELKGYISVKYDILTFFEHFDRLVGDKRYEEVKYDFKATQSTPKLKADLTILRHAAKIYTPAVFKLVQEQVMQTLNCDLFYSGDIDAEKVYKIKVYATLQPDQAIKPKGVKVKEKAIHGSDRPIGGFEKATQKRKKNKNDPKTSSSASGFEKATRKRKKTNNDSKASSSAMESDIVTHLRPQAILV; via the exons ATGGTTAGCACTCAAAGAAGTGAAAGCATGAATAATGAATTGAAGGGATATATTAGTGTCAAATATGATATACTTACTTTTTTTGAGCACTTTGACAGGTTGGTGGGAGATAAAAGATATGAAGAGGTAAAATATGATTTCAAAGCAACACAAAGTACACCAAAGTTGAAAGCAGACCTGACAATACTAAGGCATGCAGCAAAAATTTATACCCCAGCAGTATTCAAGCTAGTACAAGAACAAGTGATGCAAACACTAAACTGCGATCTATTCTATTCTGGTGATATTGATGCTGAAAAGGTGTACAAAATAAAGGTTTATG CTACACTACAACCAGACCAGGCTATAAAACCAAAAGGTGTCAAGGTTAAGGAGAAGGCAATCCATGGATCTGACAGACCAATTGGTGGATTTGAGAAGGCAacacaaaagagaaaaaagaataagAATGACCCAAAGACATCTAGTTCTGCATCTGGTTTTGAGAAGGCAACACGAAAGAGGAAAAAGACCAACAATGACTCAAAGGCATCTAGCTCAGCAATGGAATCAGATATTGTGACACATTTGCGACCACAAGCCATATTGGTATAA
- the LOC117840761 gene encoding deoxyhypusine synthase, translated as MAGVGGSGSGGVVHDVEALEGVRSIVLKPSESLDDSRFTRIAGPDFNDPGLGLEGLLGSFASTGFQASNLGDAIDVVNQMLDWRLSHEKPGEDCDEAELDPKYRESVKCKIFLGFTSNLVSSGIRDIVRFLAQHRMVDVIVTTAGGIEEDLIKCLAPTYRGDFSLPGALLRSKGLNRIGNLLVPNDNYCKFENWIMPLFDQMLLEQSTENIWTPSKVIARLGKEINDESSYLYWAYKNNIPVYCPALTDGSLGDMLFCHAVRNPGLIIDIVQDIRLMNGEAIHAAPRKTGIIVLGGGLPKHHICNANMFRNGADYAVYINTAQEFDGSDSGAQPDEAVSWGKIKGSAKPVKVHCDASIAFPLVVAATFARKVHGSKSTN; from the exons ATGGCCGGCGTGGGAggcagcgggagcggcggcgttgTGCACGACGTGGAGGCTCTGGAGGGCGTGCGCTCCATCGTGCTGAAGCCGTCGGAGTCGCTGGACGACTCCCGGTTCACGAGGATCGCCGGCCCCGATTTCAACGACCCCGGGCTCGGCCTCGAGGGGCTGCTCGGGTCGTTCGCGTCCACGGGGTTCCAGGCGTCCAACCTCGGCGACGCCATCGACGTCGTCAACCAGATG TTAGATTGGAGGTTGTCACATGAGAAGCCTGGCGAAGATTGTGATGAAGCTGAACTTGACCCTAAATACAGAGAATCTGTGAAGTGCAAGATATTTCTGGGCTTCACTTCAAACCTTGTGTCTTCTGGCATCCGGGATATAGTCCGATTTCTAGCTCAGCATCGTATG GTGGATGTTATTGTTACAACTGCTGGGGGTATAGAGGAGGATCTCATTAAATGCCTTGCACCAACTTACAGAGGTGATTTTTCTTTACCTGGAGCACTACTGCGGTCAAAAGGGTTGAACCGGATAGGAAATCTGTTGGTGCCCAATGATAACTATTGTAAGTTTGAGAACTGGATCATGCCACTATTTGACCAGATGCTACTAGAACAATCTACTGAG AATATTTGGACACCGTCAAAGGTGATTGCTCGTCTTGGCAAAGAAATAAACGACGAAAGCTCCTATCTTTATTGGGCATACAAG AATAACATTCCTGTATACTGCCCAGCATTGACTGATGGATCACTTGGAGACATGCTGTTCTGTCATGCAGTCCGCAATCCTGGCCTTATTATTGACATTGTACAAG ATATACGGCTGATGAATGGGGAAGCCATCCACGCAGCACCGAGGAAGACAGGGATAATAGTTCTTGGTGGAGGCCTTCCAAAGCATCATATATGCAATGCTAATATGTTCCGCAATGGAGCAGACTATGCAGTCTATATCAACACAGCTCAAGAGTTTGATGGTAGTGATTCAGGAGCACAACCTGATGAAGCAGTTTCATGGGGAAAGATCAAGGGTTCAGCGAAACCTGTAAAG GTGCATTGTGATGCGAGTATCGCTTTCCCGCTTGTTGTTGCTGCAACATTTGCACGTAAGGTTCACGGCTCCAAATCAACAAACTGA